A section of the Streptococcus oriscaviae genome encodes:
- a CDS encoding ABC transporter ATP-binding protein: MLELRQFTKKYKDKLIFQEADFQAQSGEIVLLTSKSGKGKTTLLDIIAGLKTWEKGDYFYKGQTYLLEDDEAMSAFRSQSIAYIPQDFALIADYTVRENIVLPFLYSSKPYQAEAEIDRLLRTFDLEEVGDSKVRKISGGQKQRAAIIRGLVVNSPILLADEPTANLDEDNIQLVQELLLEQKEKGKIVIIASHDSRLQSIADQIYRIKNQKLIIETK, encoded by the coding sequence ATGCTTGAGTTACGCCAGTTCACCAAAAAATACAAAGACAAACTGATTTTTCAAGAAGCAGATTTTCAAGCACAATCAGGAGAAATTGTCCTACTCACCAGCAAGTCTGGCAAGGGGAAAACGACCTTACTGGATATAATAGCTGGCCTGAAAACTTGGGAAAAGGGCGATTATTTCTACAAAGGGCAAACCTACCTACTGGAAGACGATGAAGCAATGAGTGCCTTTCGGAGTCAATCGATTGCCTATATTCCGCAAGACTTTGCCTTAATCGCAGACTATACCGTCAGAGAAAACATTGTTCTTCCCTTTTTATACTCGTCTAAACCTTACCAAGCAGAAGCAGAGATTGACCGCCTGTTGCGCACGTTCGACCTTGAAGAAGTGGGAGATAGCAAGGTCAGGAAAATATCCGGCGGACAGAAGCAGCGAGCGGCGATTATTCGAGGTTTGGTGGTCAATAGCCCGATTCTTCTAGCGGATGAGCCGACAGCTAATCTCGATGAAGACAATATCCAGCTTGTGCAAGAGTTACTCCTCGAGCAAAAAGAGAAGGGAAAGATTGTGATTATTGCCAGTCATGACAGTCGCCTTCAAAGCATAGCCGATCAAATTTACCGAATTAAGAACCAAAAATTGATAATAGAAACAAAATAA